The DNA window GGCCGAGGTCACGGCTTTCGGCGATGGGCTTCTCCGCCGGATCGGGCGGGCCGAACTCGGCCGCGAACTCGCGGCAGCCCAGGCAGGGTCGGATGTGGCACTGGCCTTTCTCCACCCGCCGCCTGAGCATGGCTGCGTACTTCTGCGGCGTATTGTCGCCCGAGGCGTCGAAGACCACGGGCTCGGCCTCGATCACGTAGGCCACATCCTTGAGCGCCAGGGTGGCGCGCGGCGTACCCTCGTCGCTGCCCGCTCCGGCGGCGAAGGGAGCATAGTCCGCTGGATCGGCCATCCAGCCCGCAATGCCAGCCCTTCCCTTGACCGTGATCTTGGACTGCACCTCGTTGCGCTTGAGCGCGATGGTGCGCAGGGGCCTTAGCACCTCGACGGCCCGGACGTGCCAGCGCATCTGCGGCCGCCAGCAGA is part of the Alkalidesulfovibrio alkalitolerans DSM 16529 genome and encodes:
- the cas5c gene encoding type I-C CRISPR-associated protein Cas5c, which encodes MTPIVRVRVSGPLACFTRPEAKVERMSYDLPTPSAARGILDSICWRPQMRWHVRAVEVLRPLRTIALKRNEVQSKITVKGRAGIAGWMADPADYAPFAAGAGSDEGTPRATLALKDVAYVIEAEPVVFDASGDNTPQKYAAMLRRRVEKGQCHIRPCLGCREFAAEFGPPDPAEKPIAESRDLGRMLYDIIFDSETGNTPVFFQARLENGRMDTRAEMAVTDEALRRRVLACSYRH